The nucleotide window GAAACCGTGCGCAAGCTGAAGGCCGCGCAGTACACCGCCGCCCACCCGGGCGAAGTCTGCCCCGCCAAGTGGAAAGAGGGCGAGAAGACGCTCAAGCCGTCGATTGACCTGGTCGGAAAAATCTGACCACCCCGAAGCGAGCTGCGCTCGCCCCCCTCAAGGGACGCACCGAGCGGCCAGGCCAAGCCCGCTCCGCCGGTGCCTCGACTTAAAGCGTCGAAGCACCGCGTCTCGCACCAGCCGAACGGCGACAGGGCGCGCATGCTCTGCCGTTCGGTTTTTTATTGGCAAAATCATGCTTCAGCGCTTGACTGACAAGCGCAAGCAGCTATAAAAAAAGGAGTATTCACCATGTTGGACGACGACATCAAACAACAACTCGCTGCCTACCTCGAGCGCGTGAAAGAGCCGTTCGAGATGGTGGCCTCCCTGGACGACGGCGATTCGTCGAAGGAACTGCGCGAACTGTTGGAAGAAGTGGTTCATGCGCGCCCCGACATGATCACGCTGCGCTTAGACGGCGCCGACACGCGCAAGCCATCCTTCACCCTGGCGCGCCCCGGCAGCGGCACGCAATTGCGCTTTGCCGCCATCCCCGGCGGGCATGAATTCACGAGCCTCATCCTGGCCCTGCTGTGGACCGGCGGCCACCCGCCCAAGGTCGAGGCCGACACGCTGGAGCAGATCAAGGCGCTGGATGCCGACCTGGACTTCGAGGTCTACATGAGCCTGTCGTGCCACAACTGCCCCGACGTGGTGCAGGCGCTGTCGCTCATGAGCATTTACAACCCGCGCATCAAGACCACCGTCATCGACGGCGGCCTGTACCAGAACGAGATCGAGGCGCGCGAGATCATGGGCGTGCCCACCGTGTTTTTGAACGGCCAGTTCTTCAGCAACGGCCGCATGAGCGTGGAAGAAATCCTGCAGAAGGTGGACACCGGCGCCGCCGCGCGCGACGCTGAAAAGCTGTCCGCCAAGGCGCCGTATGAAGTGCTGATCGTCGGCGGCGGCCCCGCCGGCGCGGCCGCGGCCATCTACGCCGCGCGCAAGGGCATCCGCACCGGCATGGTGGCCGAGCGCTTTGGCGGCCAGGTCAACGACACCATGGAAATCGCCAACTACCCCGGCATCCCCGAGACCAACGGCCCCGCCTACGCCGCGCAGCTGGAAGCGCATGTGCGCAACTACGAGGTCGACATCATGAACACGCAGCGCGTGGCCGAACTGGTGCCGGCCGCTGAAACCGGCGGCCTGATCACGGTCAAGCTGGACAACGGCGGCACGCTGCAAAGCCGCACCGTCATCCTGGCCACCGGCGCGCGCTGGCGCAACGTCAACGTGCCGGGCGAGCAGGAATACAAGACCAAAGGCGTGGCCTACTGCCCGCACTGCGACGGCCCGCTGTTCAAGGGCAAGGACGTGGCCGTCATCGGCGGCGGCAACTCGGGCGTGGAAGCGGCCATCGACCTGGCTGGCGTGGTCAAGCACGTCACCGTGCTGGAGTTTCTGCCCGAGATGAAGGCCGACGCCGTGCTGGTCAAGAAGCTGAAGAGTTTGCCCAACGTCACCATCCACACCAACGCGCAGACGACCGAGATCACGGGCGCGGCGGGCAAAGTGAACGGCCTGAAGTTCAAGCACCGCGCCGACGGCACGGATGCGAGCGTCGATCTGGAAGGCGTGTTCGTGCAGATCGGCCTGGTGCCCAACACCGAATTTCTCAGGACAACGGTGGAGCGCAGCAAATTCGGCGAAATCGTGGTCGACGCGCGCGGCGCCACCAACGTGCCCGGCGTGTTCGCGGCGGGCGATTGCACCACGGTGCCGTACAAGCAAATCGTGGTCGCGGCGGGCGCGGGATCGACGGCGGCGTTGAGTGCGTTTGACTATTTGATTCGGACGCCGGCGGCGGAGGGCGTTCAGACCGAAGAGAAGGAAACAGTGGCGGTGTGAGTGCCTGCACAAACAAAGTGCGCCCTCATGAAAAACCCCGTGCAAATTGCGCGGGGTTTTTTCGTGGTGAGAGGCATCATATTCGAAAAAACCATGATCCAAACCAGCTTCCCGCCAGCTAAACGAAGCCACTGGCGGCAATAAAGGCCGAAAGCTGCTCCACCGTATACGTATCGCTGTCGCCGCCATCGATGCGCAAATGGTGGTTAAATCGGATCTCCATATCGTGAAGACTGAGGGGCCGGCGTAGTTCAAGTTGTTTGCGCTGGTGCCGTTTGTCGGCGCGCGTCGCCATCCAAGGCAATGTCGCCTCAAACTGCATTTCTTCATGCAAAAAGGCGGAGTTGAGTCGGACACGCGCGTCGGGATCGGAGAGCAGCATGGCGTAACCGTCACGCTTCAGCGGCCAGCGCTCATGATCCGGATCTAGGCGGATGCCGTTTAACACCTCCAGTCCGGCCAAGCGCGTTAGAAAGCATGTCGAAGTCAGCGTGTTGGCGATATACCATTCGATTTCGTCTTCACAAGTCAACCAACGGATTTCAGACGCGAGACGCGTCAGCATGAGCGGATCCGTGTGCTGGGTTTCCGCCCGGACGCGGCGCAGATGGGCTGCACTTTCCGACGCACCTATCTTGCCGAGGGTATAGATCGCGCTGCCACGCTTGCTCCAGGATGAAGACGTGACCAGTCGCTCAAGCTCAGCCACCAAGGTGGGTGTCCTGAAATGCAAGGTGGAGATGCCGCCGCACAGACGTGGAGCGACAAGGATCAGATCTCGAATAAATCCGGCGGCCATTGATACATCTTCCGCAGATCCTGTCCGCAGTTGAAACAAGACTGCTGACAATATATCGTCCGTGGAATAATTTTTCAGGATCGACTTCCAGTATTCAGCCGACTCAATATGGCTGATGTAGTCGAGCACTTGCTCTGAAAGTGGGGCGGCTGCGTTCACGAAAATTAAAATCGAAAATCGAGGTACCCGACATTGGACGCTGGATCAGCGAAATGGAATGCAAACTGGCTCAAATCAAAATCACGTTATCCACACACCAACCTTGTGGCTATTGATTTAATAGCTATTGGCGCTTTATTATCAAGCGCCAGCACCATTTTCAACCACAAATCCCCGGCAAGCCCTCATCACCCCATCGCGGCCCGCTTCCACGCCTCGACGGCGGCATCCGTATCGCCGCGCTGCTCCGCCAGCTCAGCCAGCGCCCGCCACGCCTGGCGACGCAGCCCTTCGTCGTCCAGCTGCCGCGCGGCCTGGGTGAGCAGCATCTGCGCCCTGCCCCACAGCCCACGGTGCAGGCAAGCCATGCCGGCCAGGTATTGCAAGGTGGCGTCGCGCGGGTTGGCCTGGGCGGCGGCTTCCAGGCGGCCGAGCCATTGGGGGTCGGACGGCTCGCCGGTGGCGGCCATGCCGGCTTCGAGCACGCGCGCCAGGCGCACGCGGTGGGCGTCGTCGAAGGAGCCGGGCAGCGCCAGCATGTCGTCCCAGACGGGCTTGAGCCATTCGCGCACAGTGGCCGCGTCGCCGCCCAGTGTCTGCAGGCGCTGGGCGGCGCGCAGGGCCAGCTCGGGCATGGCGCGTTCGGCGGCATCGAGCGAATCCCACACGGTCTGCAACTGGCCGGCGTCGTGCGCGCGGCCGATCAGCTCGGCCGCCAGGCCGCGCACCAGGCTGCGCGCGGCTTCGGGGGCGAAGGCGCGGTGCTTGGCAAGCAGGCGCGCGGTGTCCATGGCCTCGGCGATGCGGCCGGATTGGCGCGCAGCCTTGAGCTTCAAGCGCAGCGCGGCGGTGCGGCGGTTGGCGCCGGTGGGCAGTTCGTCCAGCCGCGCCAGGGCGCCGGCAGGGTCGTGATCGTGCAATGACCAGCGGGTGGCGCGCAGCAGCACGCCTTCGCGCAGCTCGGCGGCGGCGCCGCGGCTGGCCGCGGCTTTGAGCGCGTGGTTGAAGTGCGCATCGCGCGTGGCTTGGTCCTGCAGAGCGTGGGCGCTTTCGGCGACGGTCATGTGGGCGAGTGTGCGCAAGGCGAGCGCGTGCGGGGGCGCGTCGCCAGCCACGTCCAAGGCCTGCTCCCGGGCCAGCGCGCCCTCGGCCGCCTTGCGCGCGCGCAGAAAGCGCCCGGCGCTGAACTGCGTGAAGGCGTCGAGCAGCAGGGCATGGGTGGCGCGTTCGCGCTGCTGGGCACGCCAGCGGCGGGCTTGGCGCGGCAGCTCGAACACGACGGCGAGCGCGCGCAGCGCCAGATGCAGCAGCACGAACAGGCCAGCCAGCAGCAGCAGCGCCAGGTTGATGGACACGTCGACGCGGTGCGGCGGCCAGAAGATGGTGACGGTGCCATCGTTGTCGCCCGCGAACAGCGCCAGCGCGACCGCCGCCGCGAACAGACCCATCAGCCACAAGGCGGCGCGCATGGCGGTTCAGCGCGCTTCGGCCGTGGCGCCAGCAGCAGCCACGGCGTTGCCCAGCGCCAGCAGGGTGGCTTCCACGCGCGGCAGGTCGGCCGCCTTGGTGCTGGCCTGCGCCTGCTGCAACAGCGTGGCGGCGGATTGGGTGCGGCGCGATGCCGGGTCGAACCAGGTGCCGAGAGCGCTTGACGCGGCGGCCAGGTCAGCGCGCGCGGCTTCGTACTGGCGCGCCAGCAGCGCCAGGCGCGCGCCCTGCAGCCGCAGCTTGAGGTTTTCGCGCACGAAGAAAACCTGATCGGGCGACAGCATGCTCGCGTCGGGCCGCTCGACGCGGCTCACGCGCAGCAGGCCGCGCGCCTCGTCCAGCACCACGCGCCACTGGCGCATCCACCAGTTTTCGGGCGCGGGCGCGGGCGCACCGTGCGTGCCACGCGGGCCGCCATCCGTTTTGGCGCGGCCAACGTCGTTGGCGGCGGGCAGGTCGTCGACCTGGCGCAGCAACTGGTCGATGCGCGCCAGCAGGCCGGCGGTGTCGGGAATGCTGGCGGCCTTCACGCGCTCCAGATCGCGCGTGACGGCGCGCAGCACGGGCGCCAGGCGCGGATCGCTGGAGCGCGTGAGGCGGCGCTCGGCGGTGCGCAGCGCGGCCAGCAGCGGCTCGACGCTGCCGGTGAGCTGGGCCTGATCCTGCGCCACGCGCACGGCGGCTTCGAGCTCGACCGCCAGATTTTCGTCGCGCGCGCGGGCCACGCTTTGCACCAGGGTGTCGAGCTGCGCGCGGTACGCGGTCATGTCGGCCACCTTGGTCTCCAGCGCCGCGACCTTGCCGGACATGGCGCGGGCCGATTCCTCGGCCTGCCGCGCCAGTGTGCGCGCCTCGACCGACTGGCTGCCTGCGTCCTGGCTCTGGCGCGCCAGCGATTCCTGCATGGAGGAGACCTTTTGCCACAGCAGCACGCTCACCGTGAGGCCCACGGCGGCCACCAGCCAAGCCGCGACCAAGCCGGGCTGCACGCCGCGCCCGGGCCGCTGGCGCATGGGGCGCGGCGGCGGTGCGGGTTCCGGCGCGATCGCTTCCGGCACTGGCGATGCAGGGGGCGCTGGGTGCAAGACAGTGCTTGGCTCTGGCGTCATGTCAGCTGTTCAAAGGCCCAATGGCCGCGCAGCAGGCCATGCGCGGGCACCGTGCCCTCACCAAGCAAGAGGGGGAAGACGCGAGGCGGCTCAGGGGGTGTGTCACCGCATGGATTCTATCGACGCCACCACCGCCGCCAGCGTGGGCCGGGTGCCCTGCACGGCGCCGAAGCCGGCGGCGCGCGCGGCGTCGCCGATGCGCGGGTGCGTGACCAGCGCGCGCGCGGCCCGCCAGTCCACGTCCGGCAGGCATTGGCGCAGGTTGGTGATGGCTTCGGAACTGCTGAACAGCCACAGCGTGCCATCGCTCGCCGCCGCGCGCGCGCGCGCGCGCTGGGCAGCACTCAGCGTGGGCGCCAGGCGGCGGTACGCGGCGACTTGATCGACCAGCGCACCGGCCGCCGTCAGCTGCGCCACCAGCCAATCGCGCCCGGCCGCCACGCCATCACTGCTGGCGCCGCGCACGATCAGTACACGCGTGCCGGTCCGCGCCTGCGGCGCCACGCGCGCCCAGAGCGATTCGGAATCGAATTGCGGCGCGTCGTGGGCCGGCGCGTCGATGCGCGCGGCTGGCCAGCCGGCCTGCCCCAGCGCCGCCGTGGTGCCCGGGCCGGGCGACCATGCTCTTGTTTTAATAGCTTCCAGCGCTTGATGGACAGGCGCCAGGGCGCTATTTTCTTGACAAAAACCGCTCACCGCATTGCCGCTGACAAACATGGCAGCATGCCACTCATGCAGCCGCGCGCGCGCCTCGGCCAGCGCGCCTTGCAGGGGCTCGGGCACGATGTCGATCAGCGCCAGCGGCTCGGCCGCTATGCCGAGTGCAGTCAATTCAGCCGCCCAGCGCGCGGCTTCGGGCGCGGGGCGCGTGACCAGGACGTGCGGCATATCAGTGACTCACGTCGCGAAAGCGCTGCCCGCAGCGCATGAAATCCAAAGAAACCGATGGTCGCGGAGCAGACCATCCGAGGGTGCCGTGGCCGGGGTTCCCCCGGTCAGTGGCGCCGTCCTCCTCCCGCAGGAGAGGGGGAAGACGCCGAAGGCGGCTCAGGGGGTGCTTCATCTCGCGCCGGCCGCGCGCAGGTCGGCCGCCACACGCTCGCCCAGCGCCACGGCGGCGTCCACGCCGTGTACATCGGCGGCGCCCTCGGCGGTGACCAGGCGCGGCGCGCCCTCCGGGTCGCCCCAGGCGGCGCGCAGATGCAGGCGCTTGCCCTCCAGCGTGGCGTGCGCGGCCAGCGGCATCGAGCAGCTGCCGCCCATGGCGCGGCTGACGGCGCGCTCGGCGGCCACCGCCAGCCACGTGCTTTGATCAGCCAATGGGGCCAGCGCGCCCGCCAAATCAGCGCGGGCAGCTATTGTTTCGATACCCAGCGCGCCTTGCCCGGCCGCTGGCAGCATCTCGTCGGAGCTGAAGATGTGTCGGATGCGATCGGCGAGGCGCAAGCGCTTGAGGCCCGCCGCCGCCAGCACGATGGCGGCGTACTGCCCCTCGTCCAGCTTGCGCAAGCGGGTGTCCAGGTTGCCGCGCAGCGGCTCGATGCGCACGTCGTCACGCTGCATTTTCGAGAGCATGGCGCGCAGCAAGACCGTGCGCCGCAGGCTGGAAGTGCCGATGACCGCACCGGGCGGCAGATCGGCCGGCGTGGCGCAGCCCGGCGACACCCAGGCATCGCGCGGGTCTTCGCGCGCCATCACGCAGGCCAGCGCAAAGCCCTCGGGCAGGTCCATCGGCACGTCTTTCAACGAATGCACGGCGATGTCGGCGCGGCCCTCTTCCAGCGCCGTTTCCAGCTCTTTCACGAACAGGCCCTTGCCGCCGACCTTGCTGAGGGTGCGGTCCAGGATTTGGTCGCCGCGCGTGGTCATGCCGAGCAGCGTGACGGCGTGGTCGCGTGCTTCAAGCAGGGCTTTGACGTGTTCGGCCTGCCACAGGGCGAGGCGGCTTTCGCGGGTGGCGATGGTGATCTGAAGGGACATGGTCGCGGAGACAAAAAATCAAGGGAGAGAACTGCCCTATTGTCCTGCCATCGCGCCTCGGAACCGGTTTTGAGCCGTATGCGGTGGAAATTGACCAGCCGTGCCTCCCGCCTCACCACTCGCTCGCAGAATCAAACCAACAGCAGCACTTGAAGGCCACGATAGCGTGTCAGCCCGGCATGCGCCCTGCGCGCATGTCGGCGGCAATGGTGTGCAGCACGCTGGCCAAGTCCTTCACGCTGCGGATCACGTGGTGCGCACCCGCCTGGCGCAGCTTGACGTCGGCGCGGGCGATGCGCGCCTCGACCTCATCGGCGGGCGCCTGGGCATATTCCTGCGGCGAATAGCCGACTTCGTTGCCCGACAGCGTCAGGCCCACGCACCACATGCCCGCGCGGCGGCCCTCTTCGATGCCGGGCACGGTGTCATCGACCTTGACGCAGGCACGCACGTCGCCCACGCCCAGCGCCAGCACGTTGGCCAGCGCCATGAAAGGGCCGGGGCGCCCACCGGCGGAAAGGTCGTCGCCAGCCACCACATGGTCGGGCGCGATGCCCGCTGCCGCGGCGGCGGGCAGCAGTTGCGCCAGCACTTCGCGCGGGTAACCGGTGCAGGAGCCAATCTTCAATCCCCGCGCGCGCAGCCACGCCAGCACCTGCGGCGCGCCGTCGATGGGCGCCGAGAACTCGCCCACCTTGGCGATTTGCATGGGCATGAAGCGGGCGTAGACGGCATCCACATCCTCGCGCGTCGGGGCGCGGCCAAAGCGCGCCTGCCATTGCTGGCCGATGGCGGGCTCTTGCAGCAACTGGTGGATGTGATCCCACTTGGACAGCCCCATCGGCCCGCGCGCCTGGGCCAGCGTGATGGTGATGTCGAAGCAGGCAAAGGCCTCGACGAAGATCTGCGTCGGCGCCAGCGAGCCGAAGTCAACCAGCGTGCCGGCCCAGTCGAAGATGACGGCTTGCAGGGGCGCGAGCGAAACGCTTTCTTGATTCGGCGTTTCAGCGGCGGGGCGAGAGAGTGTGGCGGTGGTCATGTGAGATAGCTTTCGGTTAACGATGATGAAAAGGGCCATCAGGCCAGCGCGGCCTGCCCGATGAAGTTGCGCCCGCGCGGGCCTTGCAGCGCGCTGTGCAGCATGGCGCGCCAGGCTTCGGGGCCGACGCCGTAATGGGCCGGGTCGGTCGCCACGCCCAGCGCGTGCAGAAACTCGCGCAGGCGGTGCACGGCCTGCCCGGGCTGATCGGCATCGAAGATCGACAGCAGCGCGGCGTCGGTGGCGGCATCCTGGCCCAGCGCCAGTTCCATCACCTGCGGCAGGCTGAACGAGCAGGCAATGCCGTGCACCAGGCCGTGGTGCAACGTCATGTCGTACGACAGCGAATGCGCCAGCGCCGTCTTGGTGTTGGAAAACGCCAGCCCGGCCAGCAACGCGGCCTGCGCCATGCCGGCGCGCAGCGGCAGGCTGGACAAGTCGCGCAGCAGGCGCGGCAAGGTGTCGATGGTGCGGCGCGCCGCCGCCACGGCCAGTGCCGTGGAGACCGGGTTGCGGTGCACGTTCCAGATCGCTTCCAGCGCGTGCGACAGCGCGTCCAGCCCCGAAGCCAGGGTGACGCCGGCCGGCAGGCTTTGCATCAGCTCGGCATCGATGATGGCGGCCTCAGGCCAGGTCCAGGGCTGGTGGAGCGAATGCTTGCGGCCACCGGCCTGATCCCAGATCGTGGCCCAAGGCGTGACTTCGCTGCCCGTGCCGGCCGTGGTAGGCACGGCGATCAGCGCCTTGTGCCGCCCTGCGGGCAGTGGCAGCCCCTGCTCCAGTGCGGCCAGCAGTTCGTCGAATCGACCGCTTGGCGTGGCGCACAGCAGCGCCTTGGCGGTGTCGATGGCGCTGCCACCCCCCAGGGCAACGAGGCAGTCGGCGTCGGCGTGCTCGCGGTGCAGGCGGTCGTACAACGGGGCCAGCCATTGCACATCGGGGTTGGGCGCGACGTCGCTGATGACGCCGTGCAGCGCATCGCCCAGCAGCGCGCGTACTCGCTCGACCAGGCCCAGCTCGTGCGCTTCGGCAAAGGTCACCAGCACGCACGAGCGGCCGTGCAGCAGTGCGGGCAGTTGCCGCAGGCTGTCGGGGCCGGCATGCACGGCCACGGGGTTGTGATAGGTCCACATGGTTGTTTGCTCAAGATAAAAGGATGGTCTTGCCGACATTCGATACGCGACCCGACAAACTCACGTAGCAGTCGATGTTGGCCGCCAGGGCGCGCCGCGCCCCGGCTGGCCTTTTCAGCGGCTGCCGCCTTGCTGAATGCGCTGGCGCAGCCAGCCCGAGGCCAGGTCGGCCACGATCACCATCACCGTGATGACGACGATGCAGGTCGCCGTCTCCTGGTAGCGGAACAGCTTCAGGCTGCTGATCAGCTCGAAGCCCAGGCCGCCAGCGCCGACCATGCCCAGCACGGTGGCCGAGCGCAGGTTGACCTCGAAGCGATACAGCACCACCGCCACCCAGGCCGTGATGACCTGGGGGATGACGCCGAACACGATCACCTGCAGCGGCGCGGCGCCGGCACTGCGCAGCGCCTCCAGCGGGCCTTGGTCGATCTCCTCGATGGCGTCGGCGAAGAACTTGCCCAGCATGCCCATGCCATGCAGCGCCAGCGCCAGCACGCCCGGAAACGGCCCCAGCCCGACCGCCGACACGAACACCAGCGCCAGGATCAGCTCGTTGATGCTGCGGATCACGTTCAGCAGCTGCCGCGTCGCCACCCGCACCGTCGGCCACACACGCAGGTTGTTGGCGGCCAAAAAACTCAGCGGCAGCGCCAGCACGATACTCAGCAGCGTGCCCCAGATGGCGATCTGCACCGTTTCCAGCGCCGGTGCCCACAGCCGCTGCAGCATGCTCCAGTCGGGCGGCACGGATCGGGCCAGAAAATCGCCGATCTGCGGCAGCCCGCTGGCCAGCTCACCCCAGCTCATCTGCGCGCCAGCGGCGCTCCACTGCAATACGCCCGCCACCACCAGCGCCAGCGCGGCATAGCCCAGCCAGCCGGCCAAGCCATGGGGGCGCGGCACCGTCCACTGGTAGCCGCCGGTGTCATACGTCGTGCCCATCACGCACCTCCCACGGCCAAGGCGGGCTGATAGCCCATCGGCGGCCGCGGCGCTTCGGTCAGCGGCGGCTGCGGGGTTTGATAGATCGCCTCGAGTGCCGCGTCGTCCAGCCCGCTGGGCGCGCCGTCGTACACGATGCGGCCCTGCGCCAGCCCGACGATGCGGTCGCCAAATTCGCGCGCGAACTCGACCTGGTGCAGGTTGCACACCACGGCGATGCCCAACTGGCGCGTGGCTTCGCGCAGGCATTGCATCACGCTGGCGGCGGTCTTGGGGTCCAGGCTGGCCACCGGCTCGTCGGCCAGGATCACCTGCGGCTGCTGGGCCAGCGCTCGGGCAATGCCCACGCGCTGCATCTGGCCGCCCGAGAGCGACTCGGCGCGCGCGTCGGCCTTGTGCGCCAGGCCCACGCGCTCCAGGCATTGCCGCGCCAAATCGACGTCGCGGCGGGGAAACAGTTGCAGCATCGAGGGCAGCACGCCGACGGCGCCCAGGCGCCCGGTGAGCGCGTTCTTCAGCACCGACAGACGCGGCACCAGGTTGTGGTGCTGAAACACCATCGCCACGTGGCGCGCCAGGGCGCGGCGCGAATGGCGCTGGCGCAGGTCGATGCCGCCCACGCTCAGTTGCCCTTCATCCGGCGTGGTCAGGCCGTTGAGGCAGCGCAACAGTGTGGACTTGCCCGCGCCCGAGAGGCCCAGCATCACCACGAATTCGCCCGGGCGCACATCCAGATCGATGCCGCGCAGCACGTGGTTGCTGCCGTAGCGCTTGTGCAGTTGGCTGGCGCGGATCATTTCATGCGCCCCAGGTCGAGCTTGAGCGCCTTGGCGGTCTGGCGCACCACGTCGTAGGCGGCGTCGCTGGTGGGGGCAAAGCCGTTCAGCACGCCCTGGTCGCCCCAGGGCAAGTCCTTGATGTCGGCCATGGCCGCGGCCACCTTCTTCTTGGTGGCCTCGTCCAGGCTCTTGCGCCAGACCATAGGCGATTCGGGGATCGGCTTGGAGCGCCACACCACGTTGAAGTCGCTGGCCTTGACCGCGCCCTTGGCCACGGCGGCGTCAAAAATGCGGTCGGCCACGGCCGCGCCATCGACCTTGCCGTTGACCACGGCCATGATGTTGGCGTCGTGCGAGCCCGAGAAGATCACACGCGAAAAGTGCTTGTCCGGGTCAAACCCCTCGGCCATCAGGCCCGCCTTGGGAAACAGGTGGCCCGAGGTGGAACTGGGGTCGACAAAGGCAAACGTCTTGCCCTTGAGCTTGGCGATGCTGTCCAGCCCCTTGTCGGCGCGGGTGATGACCTGGCTGTGGTAGGCGCTCTTGCCGGTCTTCTTGGTCACCGCCACCGCAAACGCCTCGGCGTTGGCGATGTCGGCGGCCATCACGTAGGAGAACGGGCCCAGGTAGGCGATGTCCAGCTTGCCCGAGCGCAGCGCCTCGATGACGCCGTTGTAGTCGTTGGCGACGAAGGGGCGCACCTTCAGGCCGGTCTTCTGCGCCAGCTGGTCGATGATCTGCTGGCTGGATCGGATCATGGCCTGGGCGTCTTCCGACGGGATCAGGCCAACGCGCAGTTCGTCGGTTTGCGCCGTGGCTAGGCTGGCGCCGGCGGTCAACACCAGGGCGGCGGCCAGCTTGAGCCAGGTTGTTCGGGTCGTCTTCATCGTGGGTTCCTTGTGAGGTGGTCGGCGGGCGAATGGATGGGCAACACACGCATCGTAGAAACCGCATATTTCACATGAGTGAAGAGTTCAACATAAAATTTCCATGAATCTATAGACAATCTCTTGAGATGAGCAGCGCGCGTTATCAAGCCTTCGTGGCCGTGGCCCTTCATGGCAACCTGAGCAGCGCCGCCCGCGCGCTGGGCCTGAGCCAGCCCACGGTGTCGAGCCAGATCCAGGCACTGGAGCGCCAAAGCAAGCTGGAGCTGTTCCACCGCCGCGGCTACCGCATGCACCTGTCCACCGCGGGCGAGCAGTTCTTGCCGATGGCGCAGAAGATCCTGGCGCTGCAATCAGAGGCCGAGTTTTTCCTGCGCGATTCGGGCGAGCTGAACCAGGGCGACATGAAGATCGGCGCCGTGGGCCCGTTCCACGTGATGGACATGGTGGCGGCCTACCGCCAGCGCCACCCGCGCATGCGGCTGTCGATCAAGGTCGGCAACTCCAAGGAAGTGCTGGCCGATCTGGAGCGCTACAGCACCGACGTGGCCGTGCTGGCAGGCCTGCACGACAGCCCCGGAATTGACGCGCTGCCCTACGCGCGCCACCCCATCATCCTGTTCGCGCACCGCGACCATCCGCTGGCCCGGCACGCGCAGGTGTCGCTGGCCGCGCTGCACGATGTGGAACTGCTGCGCCGCGAAGAAGGCTCCACCACGCAGGCGTCGCTGGACGCTGCGCTGAAGCAGGCCGGCGTGCGCACCCGCAGCACCCTCACCGTCGGCAGCCGCGAGGCCATGCGTGAAGCCGTGGCGCGCGGCCTGGGCGTGGGGGCCGTGTCAGAGGCCGAGTTCACGCCCAATGCACGCCTGCGTCCGATCCGCATCGAGGGCGACCCGGCCGACACCGCCACCTACATCTACCTGGCGCGAGAGCGGCGCGACAGCCCGCTGCTGCGCTCGTTTTTGAATGCGGTGGGCATGGCAGACGATGGCGCTGCGACGCTTCAAAAGCGATAAGCCCCGAGGCCGTTGACAGTTCATTTGAGCGGCCACGCCGCCAGAATGCGGGGGTGCGGTGCGCCGGCGCACCAAAAAATCACCTCCCGGGTGATGCCCTACTCGCCCAGCGCCTCGCGCACCGCCGCCACCTGCCGGCGCGAGACCATCAGCACCTCGTCGATGCCAGCCAGGCG belongs to Ottowia testudinis and includes:
- the ahpF gene encoding alkyl hydroperoxide reductase subunit F, yielding MLDDDIKQQLAAYLERVKEPFEMVASLDDGDSSKELRELLEEVVHARPDMITLRLDGADTRKPSFTLARPGSGTQLRFAAIPGGHEFTSLILALLWTGGHPPKVEADTLEQIKALDADLDFEVYMSLSCHNCPDVVQALSLMSIYNPRIKTTVIDGGLYQNEIEAREIMGVPTVFLNGQFFSNGRMSVEEILQKVDTGAAARDAEKLSAKAPYEVLIVGGGPAGAAAAIYAARKGIRTGMVAERFGGQVNDTMEIANYPGIPETNGPAYAAQLEAHVRNYEVDIMNTQRVAELVPAAETGGLITVKLDNGGTLQSRTVILATGARWRNVNVPGEQEYKTKGVAYCPHCDGPLFKGKDVAVIGGGNSGVEAAIDLAGVVKHVTVLEFLPEMKADAVLVKKLKSLPNVTIHTNAQTTEITGAAGKVNGLKFKHRADGTDASVDLEGVFVQIGLVPNTEFLRTTVERSKFGEIVVDARGATNVPGVFAAGDCTTVPYKQIVVAAGAGSTAALSAFDYLIRTPAAEGVQTEEKETVAV
- a CDS encoding heme biosynthesis protein HemY; the protein is MRAALWLMGLFAAAVALALFAGDNDGTVTIFWPPHRVDVSINLALLLLAGLFVLLHLALRALAVVFELPRQARRWRAQQRERATHALLLDAFTQFSAGRFLRARKAAEGALAREQALDVAGDAPPHALALRTLAHMTVAESAHALQDQATRDAHFNHALKAAASRGAAAELREGVLLRATRWSLHDHDPAGALARLDELPTGANRRTAALRLKLKAARQSGRIAEAMDTARLLAKHRAFAPEAARSLVRGLAAELIGRAHDAGQLQTVWDSLDAAERAMPELALRAAQRLQTLGGDAATVREWLKPVWDDMLALPGSFDDAHRVRLARVLEAGMAATGEPSDPQWLGRLEAAAQANPRDATLQYLAGMACLHRGLWGRAQMLLTQAARQLDDEGLRRQAWRALAELAEQRGDTDAAVEAWKRAAMG
- a CDS encoding uroporphyrinogen-III C-methyltransferase, yielding MTPEPSTVLHPAPPASPVPEAIAPEPAPPPRPMRQRPGRGVQPGLVAAWLVAAVGLTVSVLLWQKVSSMQESLARQSQDAGSQSVEARTLARQAEESARAMSGKVAALETKVADMTAYRAQLDTLVQSVARARDENLAVELEAAVRVAQDQAQLTGSVEPLLAALRTAERRLTRSSDPRLAPVLRAVTRDLERVKAASIPDTAGLLARIDQLLRQVDDLPAANDVGRAKTDGGPRGTHGAPAPAPENWWMRQWRVVLDEARGLLRVSRVERPDASMLSPDQVFFVRENLKLRLQGARLALLARQYEAARADLAAASSALGTWFDPASRRTQSAATLLQQAQASTKAADLPRVEATLLALGNAVAAAGATAEAR
- a CDS encoding uroporphyrinogen-III synthase yields the protein MPHVLVTRPAPEAARWAAELTALGIAAEPLALIDIVPEPLQGALAEARARLHEWHAAMFVSGNAVSGFCQENSALAPVHQALEAIKTRAWSPGPGTTAALGQAGWPAARIDAPAHDAPQFDSESLWARVAPQARTGTRVLIVRGASSDGVAAGRDWLVAQLTAAGALVDQVAAYRRLAPTLSAAQRARARAAASDGTLWLFSSSEAITNLRQCLPDVDWRAARALVTHPRIGDAARAAGFGAVQGTRPTLAAVVASIESMR
- the hemC gene encoding hydroxymethylbilane synthase produces the protein MSLQITIATRESRLALWQAEHVKALLEARDHAVTLLGMTTRGDQILDRTLSKVGGKGLFVKELETALEEGRADIAVHSLKDVPMDLPEGFALACVMAREDPRDAWVSPGCATPADLPPGAVIGTSSLRRTVLLRAMLSKMQRDDVRIEPLRGNLDTRLRKLDEGQYAAIVLAAAGLKRLRLADRIRHIFSSDEMLPAAGQGALGIETIAARADLAGALAPLADQSTWLAVAAERAVSRAMGGSCSMPLAAHATLEGKRLHLRAAWGDPEGAPRLVTAEGAADVHGVDAAVALGERVAADLRAAGAR
- the phnX gene encoding phosphonoacetaldehyde hydrolase, with protein sequence MTTATLSRPAAETPNQESVSLAPLQAVIFDWAGTLVDFGSLAPTQIFVEAFACFDITITLAQARGPMGLSKWDHIHQLLQEPAIGQQWQARFGRAPTREDVDAVYARFMPMQIAKVGEFSAPIDGAPQVLAWLRARGLKIGSCTGYPREVLAQLLPAAAAAGIAPDHVVAGDDLSAGGRPGPFMALANVLALGVGDVRACVKVDDTVPGIEEGRRAGMWCVGLTLSGNEVGYSPQEYAQAPADEVEARIARADVKLRQAGAHHVIRSVKDLASVLHTIAADMRAGRMPG